One window of the Thamnophis elegans isolate rThaEle1 chromosome 6, rThaEle1.pri, whole genome shotgun sequence genome contains the following:
- the SENP7 gene encoding sentrin-specific protease 7 isoform X4, which produces MEGSGKSSSYPQNYRIPKKGSNTKPDDEHIQSPLSRFEVIHPLQNSFQGWASGSRNKRIQSNWKSKSIGDERPLLGQPKVILTNVLKTELGRKYIKTQFVTGANLSHAIKLQSNQQTSSSVDTLEIWHILNPLHQSLFLSESLKSCQTISSQQSCIFPKRYENYPKRSHEKTQYKDTELSNALQTLRKCDVLLEDCSINNKRGHKTEKRQEDFKNVSPSLMKSSCQNNESRKRRGVFCSHWNEASPKKSLLKEHKTESVQSPGDRDSSENHQNLTPSLQEENIQQPLESDFNETLNTTDLGTTGCCPSKNNSNSSPDRKLYSSTNEDKSILSVVSSSVKEEVNTTSPLKNPLNKSEMNKETAESSEPIILSSDEEELSELQDPEIYFQTEKDHEVEKTDKEQENVLHLSEDPSQYETKSKAKEVSADPLVLHSSADHSTINEHVPLALDIKFERMYFGKHKRAAAGYARFTINCITIPFEVALNKKIVLSIDSLHLKRFGLWTNKDSSNFGNSAIIFLWLSLDYMEQVENQLGRIILNKQVKGSKFVFIQLSQMLTEKEQVMLNRIIAEISTKIHSADLTNFLPWQQAIDEISCEENSFMHYCYETFQKHLERNRTSVSSEQPLDECKSNLTKPNYTLLQKEHSGQYSFSISSGKGKEWKELQETRPMKNLIVYPPSPAKGGLGVTKEDLECLEYGEFLNDVIIDFYLKYLQLEKAPKELADRSHIFSSFFYKCLTRTEKNSEENPKLSIAQRRHRRVKRWTRYINIFNKDYIFVPVNEESHWYIAVICFPWLENVIYKDCENQHWPQSDFQQFPHQSESNSVTIRKESVLVLSDIWCDTEEQDIKSNLHHEDIQPGTIASEFSSKVSKKFSDTLKIKKICKRPCILILDSLKASSVQNTVQILREYLEAEWEAKRKTCREFSKSTMVDFCPRVPKQNNNSDCGIYLLQYVETFFQNPIVNFELPVHLEQWFPPHLVRRKREQIRDLILQLHFQQQGGSKS; this is translated from the exons TGGGCATCAGGATCAAGGAATAAAAGGATTCAGTCAAACTGGAAGAGTAAAAGCATTGGTGATGAAAGACCATTATTGGG GCAACCCAAAGTTATCTTGACGAATGTCCTGAAGACGGAATtaggaagaaaatatataaagacGCAGTTTGTAACTGGTGCTAATTTATCTCATGCTATCAAGTTGCAGTCAAATCAACAAACCTCCTCATCTGTTGACACTCTAGAGATATGGCACATATTAAATCCTCTTCACCAATCCCTCTTTTTATCAGAAAG CCTAAAATCATGTCAAACAATAAGTTCTCAACAAAGCTGTATTTTTCCTAAAAG ATATGAAAATTATCCAAAAAGATCACATGAAAAGACACAATATAAAGATACAGAACTTAGTAATGCCTTGCAGACTTTAAGAAAATGTGATGTATTGCTAGAAG actGCAGCATTAATAATAAACGTGGACACAAGACTGAGAAAAGACAAGAGGACTTCAAAAATGTTTCTCCTTCTTTGATGAAGTCAAGCTGTCAGaataatgaaagtagaaaaagaagagGTGTTTTCTGTAGCCACTGGAATGAAGCTTCTCCCAAAAAATCACTATTG AAAGAACACAAGACAGAATCAGTTCAATCACCTGGTGACCGAGATTCAAGTGAGAACCACCAGAATCTTACACCCAGTCTACAGGAGGAAAATATTCAGCAGCCTTTGGAATCAGATTTTAATGAAACATTAAATACCACTGATCTAGGCACTACTGGATGCTGTCCAagtaaaaataattcaaattctTCTCCCGATAGAAAGCTATATTCTTCCACCAATGAGGATAAATCTATTTTGTCTGTAGTCAGCTCTTCTGTGAAGGAGGAAGTGAATACAACTTCGCCACTGAAAAATCCATTGAATAAATCTGAAATGAATAAGGAGACGGCGGAGTCATCAGAGCCAA ttatCCTTTCTAGTGATGAAGAAGAACTTTCTGAGCTACAGGATCCTGAGATATATTTTCAGACTGAGAAAGACCATGAAGTAGAAAAAACGGACAAAGAACAAGAAAATGTTCTACATTTATCAGAAGATCCATCACAGTATGAGaccaaaagcaaagcaaaagaa gtATCAGCTGATCCACTTGTTCTTCATTCCTCTGCAGATCACAGCACCATCAATGAGCATGTGCCCCTTGCCTTAGATATAAAGTTTGAAAGGATGTATTTTGGAAAACATAAAAGAGCAGCAGCAGGATATGCTAGA TTTACCATCAATTGTATTACAATCCCATTTGAAG TTGCATTGAACAAGAAAATTGTACTCTCAATAGATTCCCTACACTTAAAAAGATTTGGACTTTGGACAAATAAAGATTCATCCAATTTTGGGAATAGTGCTATCATTTTTCTTTGGCTCTCATTAGATTATATggaacaagttgaaaatcaactAGGAAGAATTATATTAAATAAGCAAG TTAAAGGAAGCAAATTCGTTTTTATTCAGCTATCTCAGATGCTCACAGAAAAGGAGCAGGTAATGCTGAATAGGATAATTGCAGAAATAAGTACAAAGATTCATTCTGCAGATCTTACCAACTTTttaccttggcagcaagccattGACGAAATCTCATGTGAAGAAAATTCTTTCATGCACTATTGCTATGAAACATTTCAGAAGCACTTAGAAAGGAACAGAACTTCAGTTTCATCAGAGCAGCCCCTGGAC GAATGCAAATCAAATCTGACCAAGCCCAATTATACCTTGCTGCAGAAAGAACATAGTGGACAATACTCCTTTTCTATTTCttctgggaaaggaaaggaatggaaagagtTGCAGGAGACTCGACCTATGAAGAA CTTGATTGTTTATCCTCCTTCACCTGCAAAAGGAGGGCTTGGTGTCACAAAAGAGGACTTGGAGTGTTTAGAATATGGAGAATTCCTTAATGATGTGATCATTGATTTTTATCTTAA GTATCTGCAGTTAGAAAAAGCTCCCAAGGAACTTGCAGATCGGTCACACATATTTAGCAGTTTCTTCTACAAGTGCTTGACCAGGACAGAGAAGAACTCTGAAGAAAATCCAAAACTATC aATAGCCCAAAGAAGACACCGAAGAGTAAAAAGGTGGACTCgatatataaacatttttaataaagATTACATTTTTGTACCCGTAAATGAAGA GTCTCATTGGTATATTGCAGTAATTTGCTTCCCTTGGTTAGAAAACGTTATATATAAGGATTGTGAAAATCAACATTGGCCACAATCTGACTTCCAGCAATTTCCACATCAGTCAGAAAGTAACAGTGTAACCATTAGAAAAGAAAGTGTTTTGGTCCTTAGTGATATCTGGTGTGATACTGAAGAGCAAGATATAAAGAGCAACCTGCATCATGAag ATATTCAACCAGGCACCATAGCTTCAGAATTCAGTTCCAAAGTTTCCAAA AAATTCTCAGACActttaaaaatcaagaaaatttgtAAAAG GCCATGTATCCTTATCTTAGATTCTCTGAAGGCAAGTTCAGTACAAAATACTGTTCAGATCCTGAGAGA ATATCTAGAAGCAGAATGGGAAGCTAAACGCAAAACTTGTCGTGAGTTCAGCAAATCGACTATGGTGGATTTTTGTCCAAGAGTCcccaaacaaaataataacagtGATTGTGGAATATACTTATTGCAGTATGTGGAAACTTTTTTTCAG AATCCTATTGTTAACTTTGAACTTCCGGTACACTTGGAGCAATGGTTTCCTCCTCACCTGGTGAGAAGAAAGCGAGAACAGATTAGAGACTTGATCTTGCAATTACATTTCCAACAGCAGGGTGGCAGCAAAAGCTAG
- the SENP7 gene encoding sentrin-specific protease 7 isoform X2, with translation MEGSGKSSSYPQNYRIPKKGSNTKPDDEHIQSPLSRFEVIHPLQNSFQGWASGSRNKRIQSNWKSKSIGDERPLLGQPKVILTNVLKTELGRKYIKTQFVTGANLSHAIKLQSNQQTSSSVDTLEIWHILNPLHQSLFLSESRQPKVILRNILRTKTGREYMQKQHLTDAKLSDANKLQSDEQPSLSISSLKSCQTISSQQSCIFPKRYENYPKRSHEKTQYKDTELSNALQTLRKCDVLLEDCSINNKRGHKTEKRQEDFKNVSPSLMKSSCQNNESRKRRGVFCSHWNEASPKKSLLKEHKTESVQSPGDRDSSENHQNLTPSLQEENIQQPLESDFNETLNTTDLGTTGCCPSKNNSNSSPDRKLYSSTNEDKSILSVVSSSVKEEVNTTSPLKNPLNKSEMNKETAESSEPIILSSDEEELSELQDPEIYFQTEKDHEVEKTDKEQENVLHLSEDPSQYETKSKAKEVSADPLVLHSSADHSTINEHVPLALDIKFERMYFGKHKRAAAGYARFTINCITIPFEVALNKKIVLSIDSLHLKRFGLWTNKDSSNFGNSAIIFLWLSLDYMEQVENQLGRIILNKQVKGSKFVFIQLSQMLTEKEQQAIDEISCEENSFMHYCYETFQKHLERNRTSVSSEQPLDECKSNLTKPNYTLLQKEHSGQYSFSISSGKGKEWKELQETRPMKNLIVYPPSPAKGGLGVTKEDLECLEYGEFLNDVIIDFYLKYLQLEKAPKELADRSHIFSSFFYKCLTRTEKNSEENPKLSIAQRRHRRVKRWTRYINIFNKDYIFVPVNEESHWYIAVICFPWLENVIYKDCENQHWPQSDFQQFPHQSESNSVTIRKESVLVLSDIWCDTEEQDIKSNLHHEDIQPGTIASEFSSKVSKKFSDTLKIKKICKRPCILILDSLKASSVQNTVQILREYLEAEWEAKRKTCREFSKSTMVDFCPRVPKQNNNSDCGIYLLQYVETFFQNPIVNFELPVHLEQWFPPHLVRRKREQIRDLILQLHFQQQGGSKS, from the exons TGGGCATCAGGATCAAGGAATAAAAGGATTCAGTCAAACTGGAAGAGTAAAAGCATTGGTGATGAAAGACCATTATTGGG GCAACCCAAAGTTATCTTGACGAATGTCCTGAAGACGGAATtaggaagaaaatatataaagacGCAGTTTGTAACTGGTGCTAATTTATCTCATGCTATCAAGTTGCAGTCAAATCAACAAACCTCCTCATCTGTTGACACTCTAGAGATATGGCACATATTAAATCCTCTTCACCAATCCCTCTTTTTATCAGAAAG CAGGCAACCTAAAGTTATCTTGAGGAATATTCTGAGGACAAAAACAGGAAGAGAATACATGCAAAAGCAACATTTAACTGATGCTAAATTATCTGATGCTAACAAGCTGCAATCAGATGAACAACCTTCCTTATCTATTTCCAGCCTAAAATCATGTCAAACAATAAGTTCTCAACAAAGCTGTATTTTTCCTAAAAG ATATGAAAATTATCCAAAAAGATCACATGAAAAGACACAATATAAAGATACAGAACTTAGTAATGCCTTGCAGACTTTAAGAAAATGTGATGTATTGCTAGAAG actGCAGCATTAATAATAAACGTGGACACAAGACTGAGAAAAGACAAGAGGACTTCAAAAATGTTTCTCCTTCTTTGATGAAGTCAAGCTGTCAGaataatgaaagtagaaaaagaagagGTGTTTTCTGTAGCCACTGGAATGAAGCTTCTCCCAAAAAATCACTATTG AAAGAACACAAGACAGAATCAGTTCAATCACCTGGTGACCGAGATTCAAGTGAGAACCACCAGAATCTTACACCCAGTCTACAGGAGGAAAATATTCAGCAGCCTTTGGAATCAGATTTTAATGAAACATTAAATACCACTGATCTAGGCACTACTGGATGCTGTCCAagtaaaaataattcaaattctTCTCCCGATAGAAAGCTATATTCTTCCACCAATGAGGATAAATCTATTTTGTCTGTAGTCAGCTCTTCTGTGAAGGAGGAAGTGAATACAACTTCGCCACTGAAAAATCCATTGAATAAATCTGAAATGAATAAGGAGACGGCGGAGTCATCAGAGCCAA ttatCCTTTCTAGTGATGAAGAAGAACTTTCTGAGCTACAGGATCCTGAGATATATTTTCAGACTGAGAAAGACCATGAAGTAGAAAAAACGGACAAAGAACAAGAAAATGTTCTACATTTATCAGAAGATCCATCACAGTATGAGaccaaaagcaaagcaaaagaa gtATCAGCTGATCCACTTGTTCTTCATTCCTCTGCAGATCACAGCACCATCAATGAGCATGTGCCCCTTGCCTTAGATATAAAGTTTGAAAGGATGTATTTTGGAAAACATAAAAGAGCAGCAGCAGGATATGCTAGA TTTACCATCAATTGTATTACAATCCCATTTGAAG TTGCATTGAACAAGAAAATTGTACTCTCAATAGATTCCCTACACTTAAAAAGATTTGGACTTTGGACAAATAAAGATTCATCCAATTTTGGGAATAGTGCTATCATTTTTCTTTGGCTCTCATTAGATTATATggaacaagttgaaaatcaactAGGAAGAATTATATTAAATAAGCAAG TTAAAGGAAGCAAATTCGTTTTTATTCAGCTATCTCAGATGCTCACAGAAAAGGAGCAG caagccattGACGAAATCTCATGTGAAGAAAATTCTTTCATGCACTATTGCTATGAAACATTTCAGAAGCACTTAGAAAGGAACAGAACTTCAGTTTCATCAGAGCAGCCCCTGGAC GAATGCAAATCAAATCTGACCAAGCCCAATTATACCTTGCTGCAGAAAGAACATAGTGGACAATACTCCTTTTCTATTTCttctgggaaaggaaaggaatggaaagagtTGCAGGAGACTCGACCTATGAAGAA CTTGATTGTTTATCCTCCTTCACCTGCAAAAGGAGGGCTTGGTGTCACAAAAGAGGACTTGGAGTGTTTAGAATATGGAGAATTCCTTAATGATGTGATCATTGATTTTTATCTTAA GTATCTGCAGTTAGAAAAAGCTCCCAAGGAACTTGCAGATCGGTCACACATATTTAGCAGTTTCTTCTACAAGTGCTTGACCAGGACAGAGAAGAACTCTGAAGAAAATCCAAAACTATC aATAGCCCAAAGAAGACACCGAAGAGTAAAAAGGTGGACTCgatatataaacatttttaataaagATTACATTTTTGTACCCGTAAATGAAGA GTCTCATTGGTATATTGCAGTAATTTGCTTCCCTTGGTTAGAAAACGTTATATATAAGGATTGTGAAAATCAACATTGGCCACAATCTGACTTCCAGCAATTTCCACATCAGTCAGAAAGTAACAGTGTAACCATTAGAAAAGAAAGTGTTTTGGTCCTTAGTGATATCTGGTGTGATACTGAAGAGCAAGATATAAAGAGCAACCTGCATCATGAag ATATTCAACCAGGCACCATAGCTTCAGAATTCAGTTCCAAAGTTTCCAAA AAATTCTCAGACActttaaaaatcaagaaaatttgtAAAAG GCCATGTATCCTTATCTTAGATTCTCTGAAGGCAAGTTCAGTACAAAATACTGTTCAGATCCTGAGAGA ATATCTAGAAGCAGAATGGGAAGCTAAACGCAAAACTTGTCGTGAGTTCAGCAAATCGACTATGGTGGATTTTTGTCCAAGAGTCcccaaacaaaataataacagtGATTGTGGAATATACTTATTGCAGTATGTGGAAACTTTTTTTCAG AATCCTATTGTTAACTTTGAACTTCCGGTACACTTGGAGCAATGGTTTCCTCCTCACCTGGTGAGAAGAAAGCGAGAACAGATTAGAGACTTGATCTTGCAATTACATTTCCAACAGCAGGGTGGCAGCAAAAGCTAG